A genomic segment from Actinoplanes sichuanensis encodes:
- a CDS encoding RNA polymerase-binding protein RbpA gives MGERMLRGSRLGAVSYESDRNTELAPRQTREYLCVKGHQFEVPFAVDAEVPTTWECKFDGSVARLVDGSEPEQKKAKPPRTHWDMLLERRSIAELEDILNERLQEVRTRRGR, from the coding sequence ATGGGCGAACGCATGCTGCGCGGCAGCCGTCTAGGCGCAGTCAGCTACGAGTCCGACCGTAACACTGAGCTGGCGCCCCGGCAGACCCGCGAGTACCTGTGCGTGAAGGGTCACCAGTTCGAGGTGCCGTTCGCCGTCGACGCCGAGGTGCCCACCACCTGGGAGTGCAAGTTCGACGGCAGCGTCGCCCGACTGGTCGACGGCAGCGAGCCGGAGCAGAAGAAGGCCAAGCCGCCGCGCACCCACTGGGACATGCTTCTGGAGCGGCGTTCGATCGCCGAACTGGAGGACATCCTCAACGAGCGGCTGCAGGAGGTTCGCACCCGCCGCGGTCGCTGA
- a CDS encoding TetR/AcrR family transcriptional regulator — MNGGRLERRKAQTRAALVDAARTILTSRDPAGVSIQEITEAADVGFGSFYNHFPSKQELFDLAVATAAAEHRALLDVATAGLTDPAEALAVAVRVTARFPRTYADLARLIDRVGTGYPAAYRIDALRHAHDVGRLCFDDAEVALACVNGAVLGVLHHSLHADDQTIDDAADRLAVGLLRMFGLVEGDARKVVSRPLPTPPAAP, encoded by the coding sequence ATGAACGGTGGGCGGCTGGAACGGCGTAAGGCACAGACCCGCGCCGCGCTCGTCGACGCCGCCCGCACGATCCTGACCAGCCGGGATCCGGCCGGGGTCAGCATTCAGGAGATCACCGAGGCGGCCGACGTCGGGTTCGGCAGCTTCTACAACCACTTTCCGTCCAAGCAGGAGCTCTTCGACCTGGCGGTGGCGACGGCCGCGGCCGAGCATCGAGCGCTGCTCGACGTCGCGACGGCGGGCCTGACGGATCCGGCCGAGGCGCTGGCCGTGGCGGTGCGGGTGACCGCCCGGTTTCCGCGCACCTACGCCGACCTGGCCCGGCTCATCGACCGGGTCGGCACGGGCTATCCGGCGGCCTACCGGATCGACGCGCTGCGGCACGCCCACGACGTGGGGCGGCTCTGCTTCGACGACGCCGAGGTGGCGCTCGCCTGTGTGAACGGTGCGGTGCTGGGCGTGCTGCACCACAGCCTGCACGCCGACGACCAGACGATCGACGACGCCGCCGACCGGCTGGCGGTCGGTCTGCTGCGAATGTTCGGCCTGGTCGAGGGCGACGCCCGAAAGGTGGTGTCGCGCCCCCTGCCGACGCCGCCGGCCGCTCCCTGA
- a CDS encoding SDR family oxidoreductase: MERTALVTGASSGIGLATAKALVSRGFRVFGTSRDPDRLKPEQRADGVDYLALDLEDDASIDSLAGPLAEVDVLVNNAGESQSGPIEELPMDALRRIFQVNVLGPVRVAQLVLPGMRERRYGRVVMVGSMLASFPLAYRSSYVASKAAIKGFSNGARQELTPFGVWMTTVEPGSIATGISERRTKYIGEGSPYREDFARMLAALDRNERAGITAERVAQTIVAAIEADRPKARYAVGSNAPAVFALRRLLPSGVVEKIVHRRHDLSR; this comes from the coding sequence ATGGAACGCACCGCGTTGGTTACCGGGGCCTCGTCCGGGATTGGTCTGGCTACGGCGAAGGCTCTGGTCAGCCGGGGTTTTCGGGTGTTCGGGACCAGTCGGGATCCGGACCGGCTGAAGCCTGAGCAGCGGGCCGACGGTGTCGACTATCTGGCGCTCGATCTTGAGGATGACGCTTCGATCGACAGTCTTGCGGGGCCGTTGGCCGAAGTCGACGTGCTGGTCAACAACGCGGGGGAGAGTCAGTCGGGGCCGATCGAGGAGCTTCCGATGGATGCTCTGCGGCGGATCTTCCAGGTCAACGTGCTCGGGCCGGTTCGGGTGGCGCAGCTGGTGCTGCCGGGGATGCGGGAGCGCCGCTACGGGCGAGTGGTCATGGTCGGGTCGATGCTGGCGTCGTTCCCGCTGGCCTATCGATCGTCGTATGTGGCCTCGAAAGCGGCGATCAAGGGTTTCAGCAATGGGGCCCGGCAGGAGCTGACGCCGTTCGGGGTGTGGATGACGACGGTGGAGCCGGGGTCGATCGCCACCGGGATCAGTGAGCGCCGTACCAAATACATCGGTGAGGGTTCGCCGTATCGGGAGGACTTCGCCCGGATGCTGGCCGCTCTCGACCGCAACGAGCGTGCCGGGATCACCGCGGAACGCGTCGCCCAGACGATCGTCGCCGCAATCGAAGCGGACCGGCCGAAGGCCCGCTACGCGGTCGGCAGCAACGCTCCGGCCGTCTTCGCGCTGCGTCGCCTCCTCCCCAGCGGGGTCGTCGAGAAGATCGTCCACCGGCGTCACGACCTCAGCCGCTAA
- a CDS encoding cache domain-containing protein: MGQTIVLEAASLATDLAEHAFAIADGLRQETERVLRTHADLSVLEPAVTAALGGLISGAGVITAERPQRLEWWMGADPAQRTRLDLDLDPASDTFVDVGRQQWFSVPRDTGVRHVTGPYVDYVCAEQYAMTFTVPITHDGRFAGIAGADVFVADLERALRPALRAVGSPTALVNTHGRVVAGTTAHHLAGSLIRDEAIRTALLTHTSSTLPTGVTLTPCGTLPLTVLTWI; the protein is encoded by the coding sequence GTGGGACAGACGATCGTTCTGGAAGCCGCATCCCTGGCCACGGACCTCGCCGAGCATGCTTTCGCGATCGCCGACGGCCTCCGGCAGGAGACCGAGCGCGTTCTCCGTACCCATGCCGATCTGTCGGTGTTGGAGCCCGCGGTGACCGCCGCGCTCGGCGGGCTGATCAGCGGCGCCGGCGTGATCACCGCCGAGCGCCCGCAGCGGCTGGAGTGGTGGATGGGCGCCGACCCGGCCCAGCGCACCCGTCTCGACCTCGATCTCGATCCGGCCAGTGACACCTTCGTCGACGTCGGCCGGCAGCAGTGGTTCTCGGTTCCCCGCGACACCGGGGTCCGGCACGTCACCGGGCCGTATGTCGACTACGTCTGCGCCGAGCAGTACGCGATGACCTTCACCGTGCCGATCACCCATGACGGCCGGTTCGCCGGGATCGCCGGGGCCGACGTGTTCGTCGCCGATCTCGAGCGCGCGCTGCGCCCCGCCCTGCGTGCCGTCGGCAGCCCGACCGCGCTGGTCAACACGCACGGGCGGGTGGTCGCCGGCACCACCGCGCACCACCTGGCCGGTTCGCTGATCCGGGACGAGGCGATCCGGACCGCGCTGCTCACCCACACCTCATCGACATTGCCCACCGGGGTCACTCTGACTCCGTGCGGGACGCTGCCTTTGACGGTCCTGACCTGGATCTGA
- a CDS encoding ABC transporter ATP-binding protein translates to MTDALTPAIRLTGLRKSFGAVDAVAGIDLEIADGEFFSMLGPSGSGKTTVLRMIAGFELPTAGSVVLSGQDVTRLAPFERDVNTVFQDYALFPHMTVLENVEYGLKVRGVKRALRRSQAEEALASVRLEGYGGRKPSAMSGGQRQRVALARALVNRPKVLLLDEPLGALDLKLREQMQVELKQIQREVGITFVFVTHDQDEALTMSDRVAVFESGRIAQVGTPEEVYERPASPFVAGFVGTSNVFVGEVASALFQRPGTFSIRPEKISFAADGAPGVVAEVVYAGPVTRYVVDLDAGSRAVVVSQNRHNGAPLVARGDRVHLSWHDEHIVEIPPVAKETAHA, encoded by the coding sequence GTGACTGATGCACTCACCCCGGCGATCCGGCTGACCGGGCTCCGCAAGTCGTTCGGCGCCGTCGACGCGGTAGCCGGTATCGACCTGGAGATCGCCGACGGCGAGTTCTTCTCGATGCTCGGGCCGTCCGGCTCCGGCAAGACCACGGTGCTGCGCATGATCGCCGGGTTCGAGCTGCCCACCGCCGGGAGTGTCGTCCTCTCCGGGCAGGACGTCACCCGGCTGGCCCCGTTCGAGCGCGACGTCAACACCGTCTTCCAGGACTATGCGCTGTTCCCGCACATGACCGTGCTGGAGAACGTGGAGTACGGCCTCAAGGTCCGCGGGGTCAAGCGGGCGCTTCGCAGATCGCAGGCGGAGGAGGCGCTCGCGTCGGTGCGGCTGGAGGGCTACGGCGGGCGCAAGCCGTCGGCCATGTCCGGCGGGCAGCGGCAGCGCGTCGCCCTGGCCCGGGCGCTGGTCAACCGGCCCAAGGTGCTGCTGCTCGACGAACCGCTGGGCGCGCTCGACCTGAAACTGCGCGAGCAGATGCAGGTGGAGCTCAAGCAGATCCAGCGCGAGGTCGGCATCACCTTCGTCTTCGTCACCCACGACCAGGACGAGGCCCTCACCATGAGCGACCGCGTCGCGGTCTTCGAGTCCGGGCGCATCGCTCAGGTGGGTACGCCGGAGGAGGTCTACGAACGACCGGCCAGCCCGTTCGTGGCCGGCTTCGTCGGCACGTCGAACGTCTTCGTCGGCGAGGTCGCGTCCGCTCTCTTCCAGCGGCCCGGCACCTTCTCCATCCGCCCGGAGAAGATCTCGTTCGCCGCGGACGGCGCCCCCGGAGTCGTCGCCGAGGTCGTCTACGCGGGTCCCGTCACTCGCTATGTCGTCGACCTCGACGCGGGCAGCCGCGCCGTGGTCGTCTCGCAGAACCGCCACAACGGAGCGCCGCTGGTCGCCCGTGGCGATCGCGTCCACCTGTCGTGGCACGACGAACACATCGTCGAGATCCCCCCTGTTGCAAAGGAGACCGCGCATGCGTAG
- a CDS encoding ABC transporter substrate-binding protein, with product MRSGRIVIAALAAGVLTLAGCGGDGGSTSTGSGPGGLTVPKIDKLASLGAGEGTVNVVSWAGYVEDGSTDKAVDWVTGFEKETGCQVNNKIAGTSDEMVTLMKTGEYDVVSASGDASLRLIYGGEVAPVNTDLIGNYKDVFEGLKNQKWNSVDGQPYGVPHGRGANLLMYRTDNVTPAPTSWSSVFDPASPYKGKITAYDSPIYIADAALYLMKTKPDLKITNPYALDDTQFQAAVDLLKQQNELIGEYWSDYTKEVQAFKAGNSVLGTTWQVIANLTKADGAPVEAILPSEGATGWSDTWMVSAKAKHSNCAYLWMNHIISPKANAGVAEWFGEAPANKLSCAETADKNHCATFHAEDEDYFKQVWYWTTPLAQCVDGRTDVTCKDYAAWTQAWTTIKG from the coding sequence ATGCGTAGCGGAAGAATAGTCATCGCAGCCCTCGCCGCCGGAGTGCTCACCCTCGCCGGGTGCGGTGGCGACGGCGGCTCGACCTCGACCGGATCGGGCCCCGGCGGCCTGACCGTCCCGAAGATCGACAAGCTGGCGTCGCTCGGCGCCGGTGAGGGCACCGTCAACGTCGTCTCCTGGGCCGGATACGTCGAGGACGGCAGCACCGACAAGGCCGTCGACTGGGTCACCGGGTTCGAGAAGGAGACCGGCTGCCAGGTCAACAACAAGATCGCCGGGACCTCCGACGAGATGGTCACGCTGATGAAGACCGGCGAGTACGACGTGGTGTCGGCCTCCGGTGACGCCTCGCTGCGGCTGATCTACGGCGGTGAGGTGGCGCCGGTCAACACCGACCTGATCGGCAACTACAAGGATGTCTTCGAGGGCCTGAAGAACCAGAAGTGGAACTCGGTCGACGGCCAGCCCTACGGCGTCCCGCACGGCCGCGGCGCCAACCTGCTGATGTACCGCACCGACAACGTCACGCCGGCCCCCACCTCGTGGAGCTCGGTGTTCGACCCGGCGTCGCCGTACAAGGGCAAGATCACCGCCTACGACTCGCCGATCTACATCGCCGACGCGGCCCTCTACCTGATGAAGACCAAGCCGGACCTCAAGATCACCAATCCGTACGCGCTGGACGACACCCAGTTCCAGGCGGCGGTCGACCTGCTCAAACAGCAGAACGAGCTGATCGGCGAGTACTGGTCCGACTACACCAAGGAGGTGCAGGCGTTCAAGGCCGGCAACTCGGTGCTCGGCACCACCTGGCAGGTCATCGCCAACCTGACCAAGGCCGACGGTGCTCCGGTCGAGGCGATCCTGCCGTCCGAGGGCGCCACCGGCTGGTCCGACACCTGGATGGTCTCGGCTAAGGCCAAGCACTCGAACTGCGCCTACCTGTGGATGAACCACATCATCAGCCCGAAGGCGAACGCCGGCGTGGCCGAGTGGTTCGGTGAGGCCCCGGCCAACAAGCTCTCCTGCGCGGAGACCGCGGACAAGAACCACTGCGCCACGTTCCACGCCGAGGACGAGGACTACTTCAAGCAGGTCTGGTACTGGACCACCCCGCTCGCCCAGTGCGTGGACGGGCGTACCGACGTGACCTGCAAGGACTACGCGGCCTGGACCCAGGCCTGGACGACGATCAAGGGATAG
- a CDS encoding serine/threonine protein kinase, with product MRHRQSPGLAGQVARTWEVVDRLDQLVGSLTEALHSEMSPAGVERQVAEVRAETSGQVAAAHAERDDARRDAEHATTAAAAAQQVAGAATAERDEARQQAEDAKRAAEEAGKRAQEAAAARDEAVRAATAAAALRERAEAERDAAAEDLEAARRELQDMRGARDSAERDLKTAIQDAKDFRGTAEAAQRRTQEELTAAREQAERLAADAVREGQRATTAERERDEAADRAHRAEAEASAARESLSAALAERDALRRTTEDLERAADRAARDQADLERRLAFARTDADAAQNRVAQLTSQVSDLAAALAALGAARPAAPVPAPAQPTASDNS from the coding sequence ATGCGGCACCGTCAGTCGCCGGGACTGGCGGGGCAGGTCGCCCGTACGTGGGAGGTCGTTGATCGTCTTGATCAGCTTGTCGGGTCGCTGACCGAGGCGCTGCATTCGGAGATGTCTCCGGCCGGTGTGGAGCGGCAGGTCGCCGAGGTTCGGGCGGAGACGTCCGGGCAGGTTGCGGCCGCGCATGCGGAGCGTGACGATGCCCGTCGTGACGCCGAGCACGCGACGACCGCGGCCGCTGCGGCGCAGCAGGTCGCGGGTGCCGCCACCGCCGAGCGTGACGAGGCCCGCCAGCAGGCCGAGGATGCGAAGCGGGCGGCCGAGGAGGCAGGCAAACGCGCCCAGGAGGCGGCTGCGGCCCGTGATGAGGCGGTCCGTGCTGCCACCGCAGCGGCTGCCCTGCGTGAGCGTGCCGAGGCGGAACGCGACGCGGCCGCCGAGGATCTGGAGGCGGCGCGCCGCGAGCTTCAGGACATGCGCGGCGCCCGCGACAGCGCCGAGCGTGACCTCAAGACCGCGATTCAAGATGCCAAAGATTTCCGCGGTACGGCCGAAGCAGCGCAACGCCGCACGCAGGAGGAACTGACGGCCGCTCGGGAGCAGGCGGAACGGCTGGCGGCCGACGCCGTCCGGGAGGGCCAGCGCGCCACCACCGCCGAACGTGAGCGTGACGAGGCCGCCGACCGGGCGCACCGGGCCGAGGCGGAGGCGTCCGCCGCGCGGGAGTCCCTGTCCGCGGCACTCGCTGAACGGGACGCTCTACGGCGTACCACTGAGGATCTTGAAAGGGCCGCCGACCGTGCCGCGCGGGACCAGGCCGATCTCGAACGCCGCCTCGCGTTCGCCCGCACCGACGCCGACGCCGCGCAGAACCGGGTTGCCCAATTGACGTCGCAGGTCAGCGACCTGGCGGCGGCTCTGGCCGCGCTCGGAGCCGCGCGACCGGCCGCGCCGGTGCCGGCTCCGGCCCAGCCGACGGCCTCCGACAACAGCTGA
- a CDS encoding sensor histidine kinase, which yields MRMGWRFLAAPLAAWLALTCVGAGVLTWVERTTKNAVVQRYDWRAGLAADFVKAMVSDLITRQGTQAHAFLSTPAVDAADFKRSVGGFGYPAAVLLDAEGRLLQVIPPNPALLGQKIADRYPHLHTAVTEDRAAVSPVVASAAESRPVVGFAVPFDTPYGRRVFSGAVAVGDSPLSSYLSTAIPLDGVKVHLVDNAGAVVAANHPHTGVSLLANEEPRLHAALDRAATGRYQDGGGWWQYTYRDIPGTPWRLSAAVSEDVLFASTSGSRAAGRAALVTASVVGLLVVAAATRARRNRRELRSSEQRLRKVFDNSRIGMALTDMDGRLARVNPTLCHMLGRPQTDMIGRHVTDLTHPDDVDLSLRNIRDCRTGRVDGFDIDKRYVHAAGRVVEVAITASLLRDEADRPQYIATQIIDMTERHALENERRRDAAELARHAERLEHANEQMADFMAMLTHDVRQPLTTIVSAGELLLDDWSGLPDDTRLHYLRRMTTAGHRADELVTEILTLAQLDAGALTARPTRLDVSHVVREAVAALGAEPGTITVIAPDQVTAFADPAHLSLLLGNLLGNAVKYGAAPVRVTVTPDRDRVLIRVADDGEGVPAAFIPHLFERFTRAETGVATTKPGTGLGLYLVARLAGASGATITYQAGQPRGAVFVLSLPCAPGPTRSATSAPAPPVTVR from the coding sequence ATGCGGATGGGGTGGCGTTTCCTGGCCGCGCCGCTCGCGGCCTGGCTCGCACTCACCTGTGTCGGCGCCGGCGTCCTGACCTGGGTCGAACGAACCACCAAGAACGCCGTCGTCCAGCGTTACGACTGGCGGGCCGGCCTGGCCGCCGACTTCGTCAAGGCCATGGTCAGCGACCTGATCACCAGACAGGGCACCCAGGCCCACGCGTTCCTGAGCACCCCAGCGGTGGACGCGGCCGATTTCAAGCGCTCGGTCGGCGGTTTCGGCTATCCGGCCGCAGTCCTGCTCGACGCCGAAGGCCGGCTCCTGCAGGTCATCCCGCCGAACCCGGCACTGCTCGGCCAGAAGATCGCCGACCGCTACCCGCACCTGCACACCGCGGTCACCGAGGACCGTGCCGCCGTCTCCCCGGTGGTCGCGTCGGCCGCCGAAAGTCGGCCCGTCGTCGGTTTCGCGGTGCCGTTCGACACCCCGTACGGACGACGCGTGTTCTCCGGGGCGGTGGCCGTCGGCGACAGCCCGCTCTCGTCCTACCTGTCGACCGCGATCCCGCTGGACGGCGTGAAGGTGCACCTGGTCGACAACGCCGGCGCGGTCGTCGCCGCCAACCACCCGCACACCGGTGTGAGCCTGCTCGCCAACGAGGAACCCCGACTGCACGCCGCCCTCGACCGGGCCGCCACCGGCCGATACCAGGACGGCGGCGGCTGGTGGCAGTACACCTACCGCGACATTCCGGGCACCCCGTGGCGGTTGTCGGCGGCCGTCTCCGAGGACGTGCTGTTCGCGTCCACATCGGGCAGCCGGGCCGCCGGACGGGCCGCGCTGGTCACCGCGTCGGTGGTCGGCCTACTCGTGGTCGCGGCCGCCACCCGGGCCCGCCGCAACCGTCGTGAGCTGCGCTCCAGCGAGCAGCGACTGCGCAAAGTGTTCGACAACTCGCGGATCGGGATGGCGCTGACCGACATGGACGGACGGCTGGCCCGGGTCAATCCGACGCTCTGCCACATGCTGGGCCGGCCGCAGACCGACATGATCGGCCGCCACGTCACCGACCTCACCCACCCCGACGACGTGGACCTGTCACTGCGCAACATCCGCGACTGCCGTACCGGCCGGGTCGACGGGTTCGACATCGACAAGAGATACGTACACGCCGCCGGTCGTGTCGTGGAGGTCGCGATCACCGCGAGCCTGCTCCGCGACGAGGCGGACCGGCCGCAGTACATCGCCACCCAGATCATCGACATGACCGAGCGGCACGCCCTGGAGAACGAACGCCGCCGCGACGCCGCCGAACTCGCCCGGCACGCCGAACGCCTGGAACACGCCAACGAGCAGATGGCCGACTTCATGGCGATGCTCACCCACGACGTGCGCCAGCCGCTCACCACCATCGTGTCGGCCGGTGAGCTGCTGCTCGACGACTGGTCCGGCCTGCCCGACGACACCCGCCTGCACTACCTGCGCCGGATGACCACCGCCGGGCACCGCGCCGACGAACTGGTCACCGAGATCCTGACGCTGGCGCAACTCGACGCGGGTGCGCTCACCGCCCGACCGACCCGGCTCGACGTGAGCCACGTGGTCCGGGAGGCAGTCGCGGCGCTGGGCGCCGAACCCGGGACGATCACGGTCATCGCGCCCGACCAGGTGACCGCGTTCGCCGATCCGGCCCATCTGAGCCTGCTGCTGGGCAATCTGCTGGGCAACGCGGTCAAGTACGGCGCGGCGCCGGTCCGGGTCACCGTCACCCCGGACCGTGACCGGGTCCTGATCCGCGTCGCCGACGACGGCGAGGGCGTACCCGCCGCGTTCATCCCGCATCTCTTCGAACGCTTCACCCGCGCCGAGACCGGCGTCGCCACCACCAAACCCGGCACCGGCCTCGGCCTCTACCTGGTCGCCCGGCTCGCCGGCGCGTCCGGCGCGACCATCACCTACCAGGCCGGTCAGCCGCGCGGCGCGGTCTTCGTCCTCTCCCTGCCCTGCGCCCCCGGCCCGACCCGGTCCGCGACCTCGGCACCGGCCCCGCCCGTCACCGTTCGTTAA
- a CDS encoding FadR/GntR family transcriptional regulator — MGTDRASARAVVFAPLDPHSRAETVIRRLTDAITFGLLTDAEQLPSEADLAAQFGVSRVTVREALVALRQQNLVETRRGRGGGSFVRAPAAKNDLHSRLAELSLPTLRDIADHYAAVAGAAARLAAQRADADDILRIEEVDADTGRPLHRMERAYHLEVAAVAQSARLAREEVRFATELGTVLWSPVLPGDDCAYDPHTDHRAITAAIAAGDGDLARRLTEDHIEKAVERLVTLHLTLIEQ, encoded by the coding sequence ATGGGTACGGACCGAGCCAGCGCGCGAGCAGTGGTTTTCGCACCACTCGACCCGCACAGCCGTGCCGAGACCGTCATCCGGCGGCTCACCGATGCCATCACTTTCGGCCTACTCACCGACGCCGAGCAACTACCCAGCGAAGCCGATCTCGCCGCGCAGTTCGGTGTCTCCCGGGTCACCGTGCGGGAGGCGCTGGTCGCGCTGCGCCAGCAGAACCTGGTGGAGACCCGCCGCGGCCGGGGCGGCGGCAGTTTCGTGCGTGCACCCGCCGCCAAGAACGACCTGCACTCGCGGCTGGCCGAGCTGAGCCTGCCCACCCTGCGCGACATCGCCGACCACTACGCCGCGGTCGCCGGAGCCGCCGCCCGGCTGGCCGCCCAGCGCGCCGACGCCGACGACATCCTGCGCATCGAGGAGGTCGACGCGGACACCGGGCGGCCCCTGCACCGGATGGAGCGGGCCTACCACCTGGAGGTCGCCGCGGTCGCCCAGTCGGCCCGGCTCGCCCGCGAGGAGGTGCGCTTCGCTACCGAGTTGGGAACAGTCCTCTGGTCGCCGGTTCTCCCCGGCGACGACTGCGCATATGATCCGCACACGGACCATCGGGCCATCACGGCCGCCATCGCGGCGGGCGACGGCGACCTGGCCCGCCGGCTCACCGAGGACCACATCGAGAAAGCTGTGGAGCGGCTGGTCACCCTGCACTTGACGCTGATCGAGCAGTGA
- a CDS encoding DoxX family protein, with the protein MAVFRNVGQALLGAVLTFAGITHLTVARSEFQAQVPGWFPLPADFVVLASGVVEISLGLALLTVWRQPARGLLGAIVALFFIVIFPGNVAQWLEHKDGFGLDTDTKRFVRLFFQPLLVLWALAATSAISTIRGRLTSRTQATR; encoded by the coding sequence ATGGCGGTCTTCCGCAACGTGGGTCAGGCGCTGCTCGGCGCGGTCCTGACGTTCGCCGGCATCACCCATCTGACCGTGGCCCGCAGTGAGTTCCAGGCGCAGGTGCCGGGTTGGTTCCCGCTTCCCGCCGACTTCGTGGTGCTGGCGTCCGGCGTGGTCGAGATCAGCCTAGGCCTGGCCTTGCTGACGGTGTGGCGACAGCCGGCGCGGGGCCTCCTGGGCGCGATAGTGGCCCTGTTCTTCATCGTGATCTTCCCAGGCAACGTGGCCCAGTGGCTGGAGCACAAAGACGGCTTCGGCCTGGACACCGACACGAAGCGTTTCGTGCGGCTGTTCTTCCAGCCGCTACTGGTGCTGTGGGCACTGGCCGCCACAAGCGCGATCAGCACCATCCGAGGCCGCCTGACCAGCCGGACTCAAGCCACCCGCTGA
- a CDS encoding GDSL-type esterase/lipase family protein: MRRAVVFLLLLTGCAAAPSRLTVGSPSPPGWTGTWAAAVQGGGRPFDDQTLRQVVHTSIGGYAARLHLTNEFGDRPLTIGSATIGAALRVTFGGRPSVTIPAGGTAVSDEAAFVVPADADVTVSLYLPAATGPGTRHAVASRHNLVAAGDQVFATELTGARTEKSWYFLSGLDVRGGDGAIVAFGASITDGLGSPFGGDRRWPDLLSDRLRASGREIGVLNTGLSGNRLTADDHGERAPARFDRDVLRRAGVRWVIISDDAINDLGAADPPMVDRITGSLRELTTRARAAGVRAICSTLTPFQGAGYWTDRAESGRVAVNAFLRSADSGCDAVLDQDLATRDPDRPARLLRRYDSGDHLHPSAAGLAAIADAVDLDWFTD, translated from the coding sequence ATGCGACGTGCGGTCGTGTTCCTCCTCCTGCTGACGGGCTGTGCGGCGGCACCGTCACGACTCACCGTCGGGTCGCCGTCGCCGCCTGGTTGGACCGGCACCTGGGCGGCCGCCGTTCAGGGCGGTGGCCGCCCCTTCGACGACCAGACGCTGCGGCAGGTCGTGCACACCAGCATCGGCGGATACGCGGCTCGGCTGCACCTGACCAACGAGTTCGGCGACCGGCCGCTGACGATCGGCTCGGCCACGATCGGCGCCGCACTGAGGGTGACGTTCGGCGGGCGACCATCGGTGACGATCCCGGCCGGTGGCACAGCGGTCAGTGACGAGGCGGCGTTCGTGGTGCCGGCCGACGCGGATGTGACGGTCAGCCTCTATCTGCCGGCCGCGACCGGGCCCGGCACAAGGCACGCGGTCGCGTCCCGGCACAACCTGGTCGCCGCCGGGGATCAGGTGTTCGCCACCGAACTGACCGGCGCACGAACCGAGAAGAGCTGGTATTTCCTGTCCGGGCTGGACGTGCGCGGCGGCGACGGCGCGATCGTCGCGTTCGGGGCGTCGATCACCGACGGGCTGGGTTCCCCGTTCGGCGGTGACCGCCGGTGGCCCGACCTGCTGTCCGACCGGCTGCGCGCGTCCGGCCGGGAGATCGGCGTGCTCAACACCGGCCTCAGCGGCAACCGGCTGACCGCCGACGACCACGGCGAACGGGCACCGGCCCGGTTCGACCGCGATGTGCTGCGCCGGGCCGGCGTGCGATGGGTGATCATCTCCGACGATGCGATAAACGATCTCGGCGCGGCCGACCCGCCCATGGTGGACCGCATCACCGGCTCCCTCCGGGAGCTGACGACCAGAGCGAGAGCAGCAGGGGTACGGGCGATCTGCTCGACCCTCACCCCGTTCCAGGGCGCCGGTTACTGGACGGACCGGGCGGAGAGCGGGCGGGTCGCAGTCAACGCGTTCCTGCGTTCGGCCGACAGCGGCTGCGACGCGGTGCTCGACCAGGACCTGGCCACCCGTGATCCGGACCGTCCGGCCCGGCTGCTGCGCCGCTACGACTCAGGTGACCACCTGCATCCGTCCGCCGCGGGGCTGGCCGCGATCGCCGACGCCGTGGACCTGGACTGGTTCACCGACTGA